From the genome of Streptomyces sp. NBC_01304:
CCGCTCCTCGAACCAGGCGCTGAACTTCTCGATGAAGCCCTGCGAGGCACTGTCCTTCATCAGCCACACGGTGACGGTGCGCTGCCCGGAGTCGTCGGCGTTGCCGGGCAGGAGGCCGCAGCCGCCCAGCACGGCGACGGACGACAGGGCCAGACAGACGGCGAGGAAGCGCTGTTTCACTGGGGGTCCACCTTCGGGATGCGGGCACGGAGGATCGCCCGAGGTGGGGGTCAAGCGGTCAGCGCTTGTTCGGGTGTGGTGGCTGGATTTTGGTATGGACCAATGGGTCGGTCAAGGGGTTGGCGTGTCATGTCCCAGCTATTGGACGAGTCCACCGCCTCGCGCACCGGGGCCCGCTGGGGCACGGTGGAGTGACCGCCGGACGGGCGGCCAGGAGCCAGAGCAAGGGAGTGCGAGCCCTATGTCCGATCACACCTACCGGGTCACCGAAATCGTCGGCACGTCGCCGGACGGCGTGGACCAGGCCATCCGCAACGGCGTCGCGCGCGCGTCGCAGACGCTCAGGGGGATGGACTGGTTCGAGGTCACCCAAGTACGCGGTCACATCGTGGACGGCGCGATCGAGCACTACCAGGTGGGGCTGAAGGTCGGGTTCCGGCTGGAGGACAACGACCAGGTCTAGGCAGCCGGGGTTCGGCCGGCCGCAGGCGGCCGAAAGGCGGCCGGCCGAAGGCAGTTGGGGCCGGGGTCAGGTGCGGCCCTCGCGCTCCTGGGCGTCCTTCAGGGCGTCGGAGGAGTGCGCCCAGCGGGCGCGTACGACCTTGAAGCCCGCCTGCTCGACGGCATCGCACACGAGCTCGTCGTCGTCCACGAGCATGCGCACCTCACGGCCGCGGGCCAGCCGCCGCAGGACCTCGACCTTGGTCAGGCGGGCCGGCCTGCGGTCGTTGTCGCGCCGCATCCACAGGCGCCCCGCGGGCAGCCCGTGCCGCTCCAGCCAGTCGAGCGTGTCGGCCCGGCACCGCTCGGGGCGCCCGGTCAGGTACTGGATCTCGCAGTCCTCGGCGCTCCTGCGCACCAGGTCGACGCCCTCGGCGAGCGGCGGGTCGTCGGGGGCCGCCCCGAAGAACCCGTTCCAGTCCCGCGGCTTGCCCTCCAGGAAGTGCTGGCGGTGGGCCGTGTCTGCAAGGGTGTTGTCGAGGTCGAAGAGGGCCAGAGGTGGCTTGGGTGCGGCGTCCATGACCTCAGCCTACGGTCGGCCGTACCCCAGTCGACGCGACGGACGGAGGCCGAAGCCGATGCTGCCGAGCTCGGACGAGATGCTGCGCTGGATCGCGGCGATCACGGAGCAGGGCGTACGCAGGCCCGGCTACCCCGCGGACGACTGGACCTGTGACTGGGCGGCCCGGCGACTGCGGGACCTGGGCCTCGGCGTCCGTCTGGAGCCCCTCGACACGCCCCGCTGGCGACCGCACTCGGCAAGCCTGCGGGTCGCGCTCGACGCCGATCCCGGGCGCGCGGTGGAACTGGCCGGGTTCCCGCTGCCGTACACCGCGGCGACCGCGGGGGTGACGGCCCCTGTCCGACGCCTCGGGGAGAGCGGCGGCCCCGGCTGTCTCGTCGTCGACGAGCTGGCCTTCTCCGAGCTGCGCCAGTCGGAGGTACGCGACCTCGCCACCGCCGTGCACGACCCCGAGGGCGCCTTCGACGAGCTCACCCAACTGCTGCCGTTCGGGCCGGGGTTGACGGATGTGCTCGGCCCGGCGCGGGCGGCGGGGGCGACCGGGTTCGTCGGCGCGCTGACCGGCGTCCCGTGGGACACCCGCGAGTACTACGTTCCCTACGACGCGGAGCCGCGGCCCCTGCCCGCGGTCTGGATCTCGGGCTCGGACGGACGCCACCTCCTGGAACTGCTCGACGCGGGCCCCTGCACCGGAACCCTGACGGTCGACGCGAGCACCGACACCGTGACCACCCACAACGTGGTCGCCACCCTGCCCGGCGCCTCCGGGCACTGGGCCGTCGTGGCCTCCCACCACGACGGACCGTGGGCTTCGGCGGTGGAGGACGGCACGGGCATCGCGATGGTCCTCGCGGCGGCGACGTACTGGGCGGAGATCCCGGCGCCGGACCGCCCGCACAACCTGCTCTTCCTCCTCGCCTCCGGCCACATGGCGGGCGGCGCCGGCACCCGCGCCTTCATCGACGCCCATCGCGGGCTCCTGGACGACGTGGTGGTGCAGCTGCACCTGGAGCACGCGGCGCGGCGCTGCGAGACGGTGGACGGGAAGCTGGTGCCGACCGACGACCCGGAGGTGCGCTGGTGGTTCACGAGCCGCTCGCCCCGGCTCGAATCGCTGGTGGCGCGGACACTGCGGGCCGAGGACCTGCGCCGTTCCCTGGTCCTGCCACCGGACGTCTTCTCCCCGATGCCCCCGACGGACGGCGCGTTCTTCCACCCGGAGGGCGTCCCCCTGGTCCACTTCCTGTCGGCCCCGCCGTACCTCTTCGACCCGGCGGACACCCTGGACAAGGTGGATGCGGCGGGGCTGGAGTCGTTGGTGAGGGCTTCGGTGCGGATCGTGGAGGGCACGAAGGGCTGGACGCCGGACTCGGCCCGGGTTTGATCATTCAGCCCGTCCCCGAGGGATCAAAACCCACCCACCCAGCGTTACACCCCACGTGACCACCGCATTCGCAGAAACCCGCTTCTCCGTCCTGGACCGCTCCCGCACCCGCCAGGGCCACCCCCAGGGGGAGGCCCTGCGCGACACGGTGGCCTTCGCGAAGGAGGCCGAGAAGCTCGGCTACCACCGCTTCTGGGTCTCGGAACACCACAGCGTCCCCGGAGTCGCGGGCTCCGCCCCCACCGTGCTCGCGGCAGCCGTCGCCGGGGCCACCTCGAGGATCCGCGTCGGCACCGGAGGGGTGATGCTGCCGAACCACCAACCCCTGGTCGTGGCCGAGCAGTTCGGCGTCCTGGAATCCCTCTTCCCGGGCCGCATCGACATGGGCCTGGGCCGCTCCGTCGGCTTCACGGGCGGCGTACGCAAGGCGCTGGGCCACGACAAGGACGATGCCGACGATTTCGCCGGCCAGCTGGAGACGCTGCTCGGCTACCTCACCGGCACCCAGACCGCCCACCCCCAGGTGCACGCCCACCCGGCGGAGGGCCTGCGGATACCCGCGTACGTCCTGGCCACCGGCGAGGGCGCGGACATCGCGGCGGCCGCCGGGCTGCCGCTCGTCATCGGCGATCTGCGGGGCCGCTCGAAGCTGCTGGCGGCGATCGAGCGGTACCGCGACGGCTTCAAGCCCTCGCTGTGGGCGGACGAGCCGTATGTCGTCGTGGCGGGGAACGTCGCCGTCGCCGACACCTCCGAGCAGGCACGGCGCCTCT
Proteins encoded in this window:
- a CDS encoding dodecin, encoding MSDHTYRVTEIVGTSPDGVDQAIRNGVARASQTLRGMDWFEVTQVRGHIVDGAIEHYQVGLKVGFRLEDNDQV
- a CDS encoding phosphatase domain-containing protein is translated as MDAAPKPPLALFDLDNTLADTAHRQHFLEGKPRDWNGFFGAAPDDPPLAEGVDLVRRSAEDCEIQYLTGRPERCRADTLDWLERHGLPAGRLWMRRDNDRRPARLTKVEVLRRLARGREVRMLVDDDELVCDAVEQAGFKVVRARWAHSSDALKDAQEREGRT
- a CDS encoding M28 family peptidase — its product is MLPSSDEMLRWIAAITEQGVRRPGYPADDWTCDWAARRLRDLGLGVRLEPLDTPRWRPHSASLRVALDADPGRAVELAGFPLPYTAATAGVTAPVRRLGESGGPGCLVVDELAFSELRQSEVRDLATAVHDPEGAFDELTQLLPFGPGLTDVLGPARAAGATGFVGALTGVPWDTREYYVPYDAEPRPLPAVWISGSDGRHLLELLDAGPCTGTLTVDASTDTVTTHNVVATLPGASGHWAVVASHHDGPWASAVEDGTGIAMVLAAATYWAEIPAPDRPHNLLFLLASGHMAGGAGTRAFIDAHRGLLDDVVVQLHLEHAARRCETVDGKLVPTDDPEVRWWFTSRSPRLESLVARTLRAEDLRRSLVLPPDVFSPMPPTDGAFFHPEGVPLVHFLSAPPYLFDPADTLDKVDAAGLESLVRASVRIVEGTKGWTPDSARV
- a CDS encoding LLM class flavin-dependent oxidoreductase, translated to MTTAFAETRFSVLDRSRTRQGHPQGEALRDTVAFAKEAEKLGYHRFWVSEHHSVPGVAGSAPTVLAAAVAGATSRIRVGTGGVMLPNHQPLVVAEQFGVLESLFPGRIDMGLGRSVGFTGGVRKALGHDKDDADDFAGQLETLLGYLTGTQTAHPQVHAHPAEGLRIPAYVLATGEGADIAAAAGLPLVIGDLRGRSKLLAAIERYRDGFKPSLWADEPYVVVAGNVAVADTSEQARRLLIPEAWSMAYSRTHGVFPPLEPAGRTEAREMTEKERGFYESGLKGQLYGTEDEVAAALEDVIAASGADEVLVTTSTYDREGMLDSYRRLARVAGLGGAA